One stretch of Commensalibacter melissae DNA includes these proteins:
- the pheS gene encoding phenylalanine--tRNA ligase subunit alpha produces the protein MDKDLEIIKQETLHALDQAQDLRAWDSVRVSALGKSAPLVQKLKELGKVEPELRKERGRVLNELRNELTKAIEIRKAILEEKALNEKLNAEAVDVSMPVSVVKGTLHPLQRTIEEIVAIFAAMNFKVAEGPNIDTDWFNFSALNIDENHPARADHDTFYLPSKSTDEQQLLLRTQTSTVQIRTLLEQEPPIRIIAPGRTYRADHDATHSPMFHQCEGMVVEKNITLGHLKGCLVDFLRAFFGIPNLPVRFRSSYFPFTEPSMEIDIGWNRKTGELGGGSDWLEILGAGMMHPRVLANCGVDPREWQAFAFGVGIERLTMLKYGIADLRSFYEGDVRWLRYYGFPPFKSPSIHEGI, from the coding sequence ATGGATAAGGATCTTGAAATCATAAAGCAGGAAACGCTTCATGCTTTAGATCAGGCACAGGATTTGCGTGCATGGGACAGTGTTCGGGTATCAGCGTTGGGGAAATCAGCCCCGTTGGTACAGAAATTGAAAGAATTGGGAAAGGTTGAACCTGAATTACGTAAAGAGCGTGGTCGTGTTTTAAATGAATTAAGAAATGAGCTGACCAAAGCAATTGAAATACGTAAGGCCATTCTTGAGGAAAAAGCGTTAAATGAAAAATTGAATGCGGAGGCAGTTGATGTCTCAATGCCTGTTTCTGTTGTAAAAGGTACATTGCATCCCTTGCAACGAACAATCGAAGAAATTGTTGCCATTTTTGCGGCAATGAACTTCAAGGTTGCAGAAGGGCCTAATATCGATACGGATTGGTTTAATTTTTCTGCGTTGAACATTGATGAAAACCATCCCGCGCGTGCTGATCATGATACGTTCTATCTCCCCTCCAAATCTACAGATGAACAGCAACTATTATTAAGGACTCAGACTTCAACAGTACAAATTCGCACGCTTTTGGAACAGGAACCTCCCATACGCATCATTGCACCAGGTCGTACCTATCGTGCAGATCATGACGCAACTCATTCACCGATGTTTCATCAGTGCGAGGGTATGGTTGTAGAGAAAAATATCACTTTGGGTCATTTAAAGGGATGTCTTGTAGATTTCCTTAGAGCTTTTTTTGGAATACCAAATTTACCCGTTCGTTTTCGTTCGTCCTATTTTCCGTTTACTGAACCTTCCATGGAAATCGATATCGGCTGGAACCGCAAAACTGGAGAATTGGGTGGTGGTTCGGATTGGCTTGAAATTCTCGGCGCAGGGATGATGCATCCACGTGTATTGGCAAATTGCGGTGTTGATCCTCGTGAATGGCAAGCTTTCGCTTTTGGTGTCGGTATCGAACGTCTGACGATGTTAAAATATGGAATTGCTGATTTGCGGTCATTTTATGAAGGTGATGTACGTTGGCTGCGTTATTACGGGTTTCCCCCTTTCAAATCCCCAAGCATTCATGAAGGGATATAG